A section of the Synergistaceae bacterium genome encodes:
- a CDS encoding ribulose-phosphate 3-epimerase has product MDLKKEKPALIAASLLSADVLNMQSSIEELCGEEDWLHLDIMDGHFVPNLSYGPSLLKALRKEYKDAFIDVHIMVEPA; this is encoded by the coding sequence ATGGATTTAAAAAAAGAGAAACCCGCACTAATAGCTGCGTCTTTATTGTCTGCGGATGTTTTGAATATGCAGAGCAGTATTGAAGAGTTGTGTGGAGAAGAAGATTGGTTGCACCTTGACATAATGGATGGACACTTTGTACCCAACCTTTCTTACGGCCCTTCTTTATTAAAAGCACTCAGAAAAGAATATAAAGATGCTTTTATAGATGTCCACATCATGGTAGAACCGGCAGA